From a region of the Castanea sativa cultivar Marrone di Chiusa Pesio chromosome 10, ASM4071231v1 genome:
- the LOC142612331 gene encoding uncharacterized protein LOC142612331 → MRLLQNNLSRVETSSIKDFSEWILKIGNGELGEGDGDNNISIPSDLIIQPSKNPMQDIIDTTYPGLENKYTDPSYLQDRAILAPTNEVVEELNDYIVSSLNGEVH, encoded by the coding sequence ATGAGACTTCTACAAAACAATTTGAGTAGAGTAGAAACATCATCTATAAAGGACTTTAGTGAGTGGATTCTTAAAATAGGTAATGGTGAATTGGGAGAAGGAGATGGGGATAACAACATTTCAATTCCAAGTGATTTGATTATCCAACCTTCAAAGAATCCTATGCAAGATATTATTGACACCACATATCCAGGTTTGGAAAATAAATACACAGATCCAAGTTACCTACAGGATAGGGCAATTCTTGCCCCTACTAATGAAGTTGTAGAAGAACTAAATGACTACATTGTGTCATCCTTAAATGGAGAAGTTCATTAA
- the LOC142612332 gene encoding uncharacterized protein LOC142612332 → MPQPNMDLIQNGNRFIQEEMSYDVSSLKREHEILIFGLNNEQRIIYNSIMEAVATKRWGMFFVYGHGGTGKTYLYRTILSGIRSKGKIALPVASSGIAALLLPGGRTAHSRFHIPINVNDDSTFDIKQRTQAAELL, encoded by the coding sequence ATGCCCCAGCCAAATATGGATCTTATTCAGAATGGGAATAGATTTATTCAAGAAGAAATGTCGTATGATGTATCAAGTTTGAAAAGAGAACATGAGATCCTAATTTTTGGCCTAAACAATGAACAGAGAATAATCTACAATTCTATAATGGAAGCTGTTGCTACTAAAAGATGGGGAATGTTTTTTGTTTACGGACATGGTGGAACGGGTAAAACGTATCTTTATAGAACCATTTTGTCTGGTATAAGATCGAAAGGCAAAATTGCTCTTCCTGTTGCATCTTCAGGAATTGCTGCTTTGTTGCTTCCTGGTGGAAGGACTGCTCACTCAAGATTTCATATCCCAATTAATGTAAATGATGACTCTACCTTTGACATAAAGCAAAGAACACAAGCAGCAGAACTTCTCTAA
- the LOC142612333 gene encoding uncharacterized protein LOC142612333, which translates to MHTLLLKKKDYNGLDAIKKKLRSELYYGLKDAVLRGDTDPITVGKRIVLPSSFTGSPRYMVQNYQDAMAICRWAGYLDLFLTFTCNPKWPEINHSLEFIGGLKYEDRPDIVARVFKIKLDELLHDLRHKSHFGRVIAIVYTIEFQKRGLPHAHYLLFLDPKDKCPSPTDINGIIMAEIPYPDEDPVANEAVQQFMMHGPCGSTKPKSLCTINGKCSKHFPKRFYEETIIDEEGFPLYRRRNDGKTIEKNKILLDNRYVVPYNVDLLVKYISTSEACWRIFEFPIQFRYPPIERLNFHLEDEHPIIYLKNRSLDNVLNILGIEETKFTKWMKTNEAFEDAQELTYAEFPTKWIWHSNDKQWQRRKSKYCTGRAYYTHPSNGERFYLRMLLNIVKGPRNFEELRTINNVTYPTYKEACYALGLLNDDKEWHDSLIEASSWANGQQLRQLFVTMLLFCEVADPLSLWESNWKLITEDILNRQRRILLFQELILSDDQLRSYGLYEIEQIL; encoded by the exons ATGCATACACTtttattgaagaagaaagaCTACAATGGGTtagatgcaataaaaaaaaaattgaggtcaGAGCTGTACTATGGTTTGAAAGATGCTGTTCTTCGTGGTGATACAGATCCCATTACTGTAGGCAAACGAATAGTCCTACCATCCTCATTTACTGGAAGTCCAAGGTACATGGTTCAAAATTATCAAGATGCAATGGCGATATGTAGATGGGCAGGTTACCTAGATTTATTTCTTACATTTACTTGCAATCCAAAATGGCCAGAAATCAATCATTCTTTGGAATTTATAGGAGGCCTGAAATATGAGGATCGGCCAGATATTGTAGCAAgagtttttaagataaaattgGATGAACTATTACATGATTTGAGGCATAAATCTCATTTTGGAAGAGTTATTGCAATTGTGTATACAATTGAATTCCAAAAAAGAGGACTCCCACATGCGCATTATCTTCTATTCTTGGATCCAAAGGATAAGTGTCCAAGTCCAACAGATATTAATGGTATCATTATGGCTGAGATACCATATCCAGATGAGGATCCTGTTGCTAATGAAGCGGTACAACAATTTATGATGCATGGACCATGTGGATCTACAAAACCAAAATCACTATGCACGATAAATGGTAAATGCtcaaaacattttccaaaaagattttatgaaGAAACAATAATTGATGAAGAAGGCTTCCCACTATATAGAAGGAGAAATGATGGAAAAACAATAGAGAAGAATAAAATTCTTTTGGATAACCGATATGTTGTACCATATAATGTTGATCTTTTGGTGAA ATATATTTCAACTTCTGAAGCATGTTGGAGAATATTTGAATTTCCAATTCAGTTTCGATATCCACCTATTGaaagattaaattttcatttggaAGATGAACATCCCATCATTTATCTGAAAAATAGAAGCTTGGATAATGTTTTAAATATACTTGGTATTGAAGAAACAAAGTTTACAAAATGGATGAAAACAAATGAGGCTTTTGAAGATGCTCAAGAGTTGACTTATGCTGAATTTCCTACAAAATGGATATGGCATAGTAATGACAAGCAATGGCAAAGAAGGAAATCTAAATATTGTACTGGAAGAGCGTATTACACACATCCTTCAAATGGAGAAAGATTTTATTTGAGAATGTTGCTTAACATTGTCAAAGGTCCAAGAAACTTTGAAGAATTAAGGACTATAAACAATGTTACTTATCCAACTTATAAGGAAGCCTGCTATGCGCTTGGACTTCTTAATGATGACAAAGAATGGCATGATTCCCTAATTGAAGCTTCGAGTTGGGCCAATGGGCAACAATTGCGTCAACTATTTGTTACAATGCTATTGTTTTGTGAAGTAGCCGATCCATTAAGTCTTTGGGAATCTAATTGGAAACTAATTACAGAAGATATACTAAATAGGCAAAGGCGTATCCTCCTATTCCAAGAACTAATCTTATCAGATGACCAATTGAGAAGTTATGGATTATATGAAATTGAACAAATCCTCTAA